In one Brevibacillus composti genomic region, the following are encoded:
- the hutI gene encoding imidazolonepropionase, which produces MTNKPVWIRRASQLVTLAGGSAAPVTGKRMNELGIIENGSLWLENGRIEMVGTDEELAAAVGGRAEEAEIIDASGKLVTPGLVDPHTHLVHAGTRQNEFNMRLNGATYMEIMNNGGGIHATTAATRAADHQTLYEESKKRLDLFLLHGVTTVEAKSGYGLTLEDEIKQLEVARQLHEQHAVDIVSTFMGAHAVPREYKHDPEAFIELVIREMLPEVARRGLAEYNDVFCERGVFTPEQSRRILEAGVALGLKAKIHADEIEPYEGAELAAAIGAVSADHLLRASDKGIQMMAEAGVIGVLLPGTAFFLMAESANGRKMIDAGMAVAISTDCNPGSSPTVSMPLIMNLGCLKMGMTPAEVLTAATINAAHAIGRGGQIGSLEQGKQADVTIFDVPDYMTLQYRYGVNHVHTVLKKGQVVVKHGQLQ; this is translated from the coding sequence ATGACGAACAAACCCGTATGGATTCGCCGGGCCAGTCAGCTCGTGACGCTGGCGGGCGGATCCGCGGCGCCGGTAACCGGCAAGCGCATGAACGAACTGGGGATTATCGAAAACGGCAGCCTCTGGCTGGAAAACGGCCGCATCGAAATGGTCGGCACGGATGAGGAGCTGGCGGCGGCCGTCGGCGGGCGAGCGGAGGAGGCGGAGATCATCGACGCCTCCGGCAAGCTGGTCACGCCGGGCCTGGTCGATCCCCACACTCATCTGGTCCATGCCGGAACCCGCCAGAACGAATTCAATATGCGATTGAATGGCGCGACGTACATGGAGATCATGAATAACGGGGGCGGCATCCACGCGACGACCGCAGCCACCCGTGCGGCTGATCACCAGACGCTGTACGAAGAGAGCAAAAAACGACTCGATCTCTTCCTGCTCCATGGCGTGACCACGGTCGAAGCGAAAAGCGGCTACGGATTGACGCTGGAAGATGAGATCAAGCAGCTGGAGGTGGCGAGGCAGCTCCATGAGCAGCATGCTGTGGACATCGTCAGCACGTTTATGGGCGCCCACGCGGTCCCGCGCGAGTACAAGCATGATCCGGAGGCTTTTATCGAGCTGGTGATCCGCGAGATGCTGCCGGAAGTAGCCCGGCGCGGCCTCGCCGAATACAACGACGTGTTTTGCGAGCGTGGCGTCTTTACGCCGGAGCAGTCCCGCCGCATCCTCGAAGCAGGCGTGGCGCTTGGCCTCAAAGCCAAGATTCACGCAGACGAGATCGAACCGTATGAGGGGGCAGAGCTGGCCGCGGCGATCGGTGCGGTATCGGCTGATCACCTCCTGCGCGCCTCAGACAAGGGCATCCAGATGATGGCCGAGGCGGGCGTGATCGGCGTCCTGCTTCCGGGAACCGCCTTTTTCCTGATGGCCGAGTCGGCCAATGGACGCAAGATGATTGATGCGGGGATGGCGGTCGCGATCTCGACAGACTGCAATCCCGGTTCTTCCCCGACGGTTTCCATGCCGCTGATCATGAACCTGGGCTGCCTGAAGATGGGCATGACCCCTGCCGAGGTATTGACTGCGGCGACGATCAACGCCGCACACGCCATCGGGCGAGGCGGCCAGATCGGCAGCCTGGAGCAGGGCAAACAGGCAGACGTGACGATCTTCGACGTGCCGGATTACATGACGCTGCAGTATCGCTACGGTGTCAACCATGTGCATACCGTGCTGAAAAAGGGGCAAGTCGTAGTAAAGCACGGCCAACTTCAATAA
- the lepB gene encoding signal peptidase I: MKLKELWEWVRSLAFALVLALVLGIFVFQPFKVDGHSMDPTLQDQQRIYVWKLSHTFSVMPDYGDIVVIDSRVDRKRSLQDDLVGHPLIQLFLGTEEQNFRFVKRVIGKPGDIVEVKDHQLYRNGVLLEEPYIKEKMIDKDRRWEVPPNHVFVMGDNRNNSLDSREIGFIPLDHVLGSKIEWNLNQ; the protein is encoded by the coding sequence ATGAAGCTAAAAGAACTCTGGGAATGGGTCCGTTCATTGGCATTTGCTCTGGTGCTTGCGCTCGTGCTCGGCATCTTTGTGTTCCAGCCGTTTAAGGTAGACGGTCATTCGATGGACCCCACTTTGCAGGACCAGCAGCGAATCTATGTCTGGAAGCTCTCCCATACGTTTTCGGTGATGCCGGACTACGGCGACATCGTCGTGATCGACAGCCGCGTGGACCGCAAGCGCAGTTTGCAGGACGACCTCGTCGGGCATCCTTTGATCCAGCTTTTCCTCGGGACGGAGGAGCAGAACTTCCGCTTCGTGAAACGCGTGATCGGCAAACCGGGAGATATCGTGGAAGTGAAGGATCATCAGCTCTACCGCAATGGCGTTCTCCTGGAAGAGCCGTATATCAAGGAAAAAATGATCGATAAAGACCGCAGATGGGAAGTGCCGCCCAATCACGTCTTTGTGATGGGGGACAACCGCAATAACAGCCTGGACAGCCGCGAAATCGGCTTCATCCCGCTGGATCACGTCCTGGGAAGCAAAATCGAGTGGAACCTCAATCAGTAA
- the dpaL gene encoding diaminopropionate ammonia-lyase has protein sequence MVAQREEMQFVWGAAGRKSGGEESHHAGDLGHLDEKAAADALRFHRSFAAYEPTPLRALDHLAQEWGVGGIFVKDESYRFGLNAFKVLGAAYAIGCCLSQRLGIPIDEASFELLRSAEAKQKLGTITFVTATDGNHGRAVAWAAQQLGQKAVIYMPKGAAQERVEAIQQTGAEVIVTDGNYDEAVRLSSRMAEQHGWQVVQDTAWEGYTEIPRWIMQGYTVMAAEAIAQLQEKTGRTRPTHVFLQAGVGSMAAAVLGYLVNRFADDPPLAVIVEPAAADCMYRSALSPDGSPYAVSGDLHTIMAGLSCGEPNPFAWEILREHAAAFVRCPDYVAAQGMRLLAAPLGGDPRVVSGESGAVGIGVLAELIRDGRQAELRERLQLGADSVILCFSTEGDTDAGQYREIVWDGKHARPSQDR, from the coding sequence ATGGTGGCACAAAGAGAGGAAATGCAATTCGTTTGGGGAGCGGCAGGGCGAAAGAGCGGAGGGGAAGAGTCGCATCATGCGGGGGATTTGGGACATCTGGACGAAAAGGCGGCGGCTGATGCGCTCCGTTTCCACCGCAGCTTTGCCGCCTACGAGCCTACGCCGCTGCGCGCGCTGGACCATCTGGCACAGGAGTGGGGCGTTGGCGGGATATTTGTCAAAGATGAATCCTACCGCTTCGGACTCAACGCATTCAAGGTGCTGGGGGCTGCCTACGCGATCGGCTGCTGCCTGAGCCAGCGGCTGGGAATCCCAATAGATGAGGCCAGCTTCGAGCTGCTCCGCTCGGCGGAAGCCAAGCAAAAGCTGGGAACGATTACGTTCGTGACCGCGACAGACGGCAATCATGGCCGGGCGGTTGCGTGGGCTGCCCAGCAGTTGGGACAAAAAGCGGTCATCTACATGCCGAAAGGGGCGGCGCAGGAGCGGGTCGAGGCGATTCAGCAGACAGGAGCCGAGGTGATCGTCACCGACGGCAATTACGACGAAGCGGTGCGTCTGTCCAGCCGGATGGCCGAGCAGCATGGCTGGCAAGTGGTACAGGACACAGCCTGGGAAGGGTATACCGAGATTCCCCGGTGGATCATGCAAGGATACACGGTCATGGCAGCGGAAGCGATCGCGCAGCTGCAGGAGAAGACCGGTCGGACGAGACCCACGCATGTCTTCCTGCAGGCGGGTGTCGGTTCGATGGCAGCGGCTGTTCTCGGCTATTTGGTCAACCGCTTCGCTGACGATCCGCCGCTCGCGGTCATCGTCGAACCGGCCGCGGCGGACTGCATGTACCGCTCTGCGCTGAGCCCGGACGGCTCCCCGTATGCGGTAAGCGGCGACTTGCACACGATTATGGCCGGACTGTCATGCGGCGAGCCTAACCCATTTGCCTGGGAGATATTGCGCGAGCATGCCGCTGCGTTCGTCCGCTGTCCGGATTACGTCGCGGCACAGGGGATGCGCCTGCTCGCAGCGCCGCTCGGCGGCGATCCGCGGGTGGTGAGCGGAGAGAGCGGAGCGGTGGGCATCGGTGTGTTGGCCGAGCTGATCAGAGACGGGCGGCAGGCGGAGCTTCGCGAGCGGCTTCAATTGGGAGCGGACTCGGTCATTCTCTGTTTCAGCACCGAAGGGGATACGGATGCCGGGCAGTATCGGGAGATCGTCTGGGACGGGAAGCATGCGAGGCCCTCTCAAGATCGCTAA
- the hutU gene encoding urocanate hydratase has translation MTNTQKIQDLIKQFSGTTLHTKGWVQEAALRMLLNNLNEDVAERPEDLVVYGGIGKAARNWDCFEAIVKTLQNLESDETLLVQSGKPVAVFKTHTDAPRVLLANSNLVPNWATWEHFHELDKKGLMMYGQMTAGSWIYIGSQGIVQGTYETFAECARQHFGGTLAGTITVTAGLGGMGGAQPLAVSLNGGVSINIEIDRTRIQRRLDTRYLDVMTESLDEALKLAEEAKAAKKDLSIGLLGNAVDVLNEMLERGFTPDVLTDQTSSHDPLNGYIPVGMTLEEAAALRKADPEAYVAQSKASIADHVRAMLKLQERGAITFDYGNNIRQVAKNEGVEDAFRFPGFVPAYIRPQFCEGKGPFRWAALSGDPEDIYKTDEVILREFAYNTHLCNWIRMARERVSFQGLPARICWLGYGERARFGKIINDMVARGELSAPIVIGRDHLDSGSVASPNRETEAMKDGSDAVADWPILNALINAVGGASWVSVHHGGGVGMGYSLHAGMVIVADGTPEAEKRLERVLTTDPGMGIVRHVDAGYELAVKTAKEKGVHIPML, from the coding sequence ATGACAAACACACAGAAAATTCAAGATCTGATCAAGCAATTTTCCGGCACCACGCTTCACACGAAAGGCTGGGTCCAAGAGGCGGCCCTGCGGATGCTGCTCAACAACTTGAACGAAGATGTGGCCGAACGTCCCGAAGACCTGGTCGTCTACGGCGGGATCGGGAAAGCGGCGCGCAACTGGGATTGTTTCGAGGCCATTGTCAAAACATTGCAAAACTTGGAGAGCGACGAAACGCTGCTGGTTCAATCCGGGAAGCCGGTTGCTGTGTTTAAAACGCATACCGATGCGCCTCGCGTGCTTTTGGCCAACTCCAATCTGGTGCCAAACTGGGCGACCTGGGAGCATTTCCACGAACTGGACAAAAAGGGCCTGATGATGTACGGGCAAATGACCGCCGGCAGCTGGATCTACATCGGCAGCCAGGGCATTGTGCAGGGGACGTATGAGACATTCGCCGAGTGCGCCCGCCAGCATTTTGGCGGCACGCTGGCCGGTACGATCACGGTCACTGCCGGTCTGGGCGGCATGGGTGGCGCACAGCCGCTCGCAGTTTCCCTCAACGGCGGCGTCAGCATCAATATCGAGATCGACCGCACCCGGATTCAGCGCCGTCTGGATACCCGCTATCTCGACGTGATGACGGAGAGTCTGGATGAAGCGCTGAAACTGGCAGAAGAGGCAAAAGCGGCGAAGAAAGACCTCTCCATCGGTCTTCTGGGCAATGCGGTCGATGTATTGAACGAGATGCTGGAGCGAGGCTTTACCCCGGATGTACTGACGGACCAGACCTCGTCCCACGATCCGCTGAACGGCTATATCCCGGTAGGCATGACGCTGGAAGAAGCCGCCGCGCTTCGCAAGGCAGACCCGGAAGCCTATGTGGCCCAATCGAAAGCCAGCATCGCTGATCACGTCCGCGCCATGCTGAAGCTGCAGGAGCGGGGAGCCATCACGTTTGACTACGGCAACAACATCCGCCAGGTGGCGAAAAACGAAGGCGTGGAAGATGCGTTCCGCTTCCCGGGATTCGTTCCGGCCTATATCCGTCCGCAATTCTGCGAGGGAAAAGGTCCTTTCCGCTGGGCAGCGCTGTCGGGCGATCCGGAGGACATCTACAAGACAGACGAAGTGATCCTGCGTGAATTCGCCTACAATACGCATCTCTGCAACTGGATTCGCATGGCGAGAGAGCGCGTCTCCTTCCAAGGGCTGCCGGCGCGCATCTGCTGGCTGGGGTACGGCGAGCGGGCTCGCTTTGGCAAGATCATCAACGACATGGTGGCTCGCGGCGAACTGAGCGCGCCGATCGTCATCGGACGCGATCACCTCGACTCCGGCTCTGTGGCTTCGCCAAACCGCGAGACCGAAGCGATGAAAGACGGCAGCGACGCGGTAGCGGACTGGCCGATCCTGAACGCTTTGATCAATGCCGTTGGCGGTGCCAGCTGGGTATCTGTCCACCACGGCGGCGGCGTCGGTATGGGCTACTCCCTGCACGCGGGCATGGTCATCGTCGCTGACGGCACTCCGGAAGCGGAAAAACGCTTGGAACGCGTCCTCACCACAGACCCGGGCATGGGCATCGTCCGCCATGTAGATGCCGGCTATGAGCTGGCTGTGAAGACGGCCAAGGAAAAAGGCGTTCATATCCCAATGCTGTAA
- a CDS encoding YjiH family protein has product MEQQPQKELALESRPPTFPTSSVHAWKFIVFSLIGIFMFFIPLSVDGKSSIPLDHIVTWLRGTVPAAVPFYAFLVILLGAIYPFAARTWNKDRVSIVFSLLKVLGAVVAALILFQAGPAWLMDKDMGPYLFEKLVIPVGLVVPIGSIFLALLVGYGLLEFIGVMVQPIMRPVWKTPGRSAVDAVASFVGSYSIGLLITNRVFKEGKYTVKEAAIIATGFSTVSATFMIVVAKTLDLMAYWNLYFWVTLVVTFLVTAVTVRIWPLSKMSDEYYDGKGDPEKVITGRRLQHAWADAMKASATSLSIGRNIWENLRDGFIMTMSILPSIMSVGLIGMVLAEYTPVFDWLAYLFYPFTWLLQIPEPFLAAKASAIEIAEMFLPALIVTGAPLVTKFVIAVVSVSSILFFSATIPCILSTEIPISIPQLIVIWLERTILTLIFVTPIAYLLLP; this is encoded by the coding sequence ATGGAACAGCAACCCCAAAAAGAACTTGCGCTCGAATCTCGGCCGCCAACGTTCCCCACATCATCCGTCCATGCCTGGAAGTTCATTGTCTTTAGTCTGATCGGCATTTTTATGTTTTTCATTCCCTTGTCGGTAGACGGGAAATCCTCAATACCGCTCGACCACATCGTGACCTGGCTGCGCGGAACCGTTCCCGCTGCCGTCCCGTTCTACGCCTTTCTGGTGATCCTGCTCGGGGCGATCTATCCCTTCGCAGCCCGCACCTGGAACAAAGACCGCGTCAGCATCGTCTTCTCCCTGTTAAAAGTGCTGGGGGCCGTCGTAGCTGCCTTGATCCTGTTTCAGGCAGGGCCAGCCTGGCTGATGGACAAGGATATGGGACCGTACCTGTTTGAAAAGCTGGTCATCCCGGTCGGTTTGGTCGTGCCGATCGGCTCCATTTTCCTCGCGCTTCTGGTCGGCTACGGGCTGCTGGAGTTCATCGGCGTGATGGTGCAGCCGATCATGCGTCCTGTCTGGAAGACGCCAGGCCGCTCCGCGGTCGATGCGGTCGCCTCCTTTGTCGGCAGCTATTCCATCGGACTGTTGATCACCAACCGCGTGTTCAAGGAAGGCAAATACACGGTGAAGGAAGCGGCCATTATCGCCACCGGCTTTTCTACCGTTTCGGCCACCTTTATGATCGTTGTGGCCAAAACGCTCGATCTGATGGCGTACTGGAATCTGTACTTCTGGGTCACCCTGGTCGTTACCTTTTTGGTCACGGCGGTGACTGTGCGCATCTGGCCGCTCAGCAAGATGAGCGACGAGTACTACGACGGCAAAGGAGACCCGGAAAAGGTGATTACGGGCCGCCGCCTGCAGCACGCCTGGGCGGACGCGATGAAGGCTTCGGCCACCTCCCTGTCCATCGGCAGGAACATCTGGGAAAACCTGCGGGACGGCTTTATCATGACCATGAGTATCCTGCCTTCGATCATGTCCGTCGGCTTGATCGGAATGGTCCTGGCTGAGTACACGCCTGTCTTTGACTGGCTGGCCTATCTGTTCTACCCGTTTACCTGGCTGCTGCAAATTCCGGAACCGTTTTTGGCTGCAAAGGCGTCGGCCATCGAGATTGCGGAGATGTTTTTGCCCGCGCTGATCGTCACGGGAGCCCCGCTGGTCACCAAGTTTGTCATCGCCGTGGTGTCGGTTTCGTCCATCCTGTTCTTCTCGGCGACGATTCCCTGCATCCTGTCCACTGAGATTCCGATCAGCATCCCGCAATTGATTGTCATCTGGCTGGAACGGACCATCCTCACGCTGATTTTTGTCACACCGATTGCTTATCTTCTTCTGCCATGA
- a CDS encoding helix-turn-helix domain-containing protein: MTTLLIADRDPNERTGISWLVSTCAIPYDRVLTAGTVTELLRALEAERPDVICIELDMVPKEDWERLKLLTSLYKPTVVVTTLEATFERALQGIELHAVDLWLKPQSPEHIRRTLTRCCQERMARGTARVEQADSLGSALSYRSLFLPLESPGKGLRLMLLQLEDTDKHGELLNFLETYPFREKPVLLPLSDVIVCIFSEEKDTPLSAGQEIGKRLLMDWEEQHAEPLSLVLYDSTDEMLSLNQKYRYAVEALDIRFFKGYRQISTVQNKVNWAVIDPFLTPAEQRAWVDMLHDGDREQLKQWMYRQFLHKAEPYPEPGLLRIRLTSILAQVRRFMKSQGLDEGALEEKYLRVFDTILYTPVLYRIVQDLLLFIYELLDSVTIHRDEARLDIVEQAIRYLEENYARADLRLEEVARHVDRSPAYFSSLLTQRHGVSFRQLLTTIRLREAERLLLSTRLSVQEVAERTGFVNANYFSKIFKEKSGTTPRSFRNQKKREKS; encoded by the coding sequence ATGACCACACTCTTGATCGCCGACCGGGATCCCAACGAGCGGACCGGCATCAGCTGGCTTGTGTCCACCTGCGCAATTCCCTACGACCGGGTGCTTACCGCAGGGACCGTCACCGAGCTGCTGCGTGCGCTGGAGGCAGAGCGGCCGGATGTTATCTGCATCGAACTGGATATGGTGCCCAAAGAGGACTGGGAAAGGCTGAAGCTGCTTACCTCGCTCTACAAGCCGACGGTCGTGGTCACCACGCTGGAGGCGACGTTTGAGCGGGCTTTGCAGGGGATTGAGCTCCATGCCGTCGATCTCTGGCTCAAGCCGCAATCGCCGGAGCATATTCGGCGCACCCTGACGCGCTGTTGCCAGGAGCGGATGGCGAGGGGGACAGCACGGGTGGAGCAGGCCGATTCGCTCGGGTCCGCCTTATCGTACCGCAGTCTGTTTCTGCCGCTGGAATCGCCAGGGAAGGGCCTTCGGCTGATGCTGCTGCAGTTGGAGGACACGGACAAGCATGGGGAGCTGCTGAACTTTCTGGAGACGTATCCGTTTCGGGAGAAGCCGGTGTTGCTGCCGCTCAGCGATGTGATCGTCTGCATCTTTTCAGAGGAAAAGGATACGCCCTTGTCGGCCGGGCAGGAGATCGGCAAACGGCTGCTGATGGATTGGGAGGAGCAGCATGCGGAGCCGCTCTCTCTGGTATTGTACGATTCCACCGATGAGATGCTGAGTCTGAACCAGAAGTACCGGTATGCGGTGGAAGCCCTGGATATCCGTTTTTTTAAAGGGTATCGGCAGATCTCAACCGTCCAGAACAAAGTCAACTGGGCCGTGATCGACCCTTTTTTAACCCCGGCAGAACAGCGGGCCTGGGTGGACATGCTGCACGACGGCGACCGCGAACAGCTCAAGCAGTGGATGTACCGGCAGTTTCTGCACAAAGCGGAGCCTTACCCGGAGCCGGGCCTGTTGCGCATTCGGCTGACCAGCATTCTCGCACAGGTGAGAAGATTCATGAAATCCCAGGGACTGGATGAGGGAGCGCTGGAGGAAAAGTATCTCCGGGTGTTTGACACCATCTTGTACACGCCGGTGCTCTACCGCATTGTTCAGGATTTGCTGCTGTTCATCTACGAGCTGCTCGATTCCGTGACGATCCACCGGGATGAGGCCCGCCTCGATATCGTGGAGCAGGCGATCCGCTACCTGGAGGAAAATTACGCGCGGGCCGATCTGCGGCTGGAAGAGGTCGCGCGGCATGTGGATCGCAGTCCCGCCTACTTCAGTTCGCTCTTGACCCAGCGGCACGGCGTTTCCTTTCGCCAGCTCCTGACGACCATCCGCTTGCGGGAAGCCGAGCGACTGTTGCTTTCGACACGCTTGTCGGTCCAGGAGGTTGCGGAGCGGACAGGCTTTGTGAATGCCAATTACTTTAGCAAAATTTTTAAGGAAAAGAGCGGGACAACCCCACGTTCATTTCGAAATCAAAAGAAAAGAGAGAAATCGTAA
- a CDS encoding WbqC family protein gives MIVAIHQPNLFPWLGFFDKMARADLFILLDHVQFTRRGYQNRVQLKGPQGLQWLTVPVKSKGLYQQLTCDVEINGEAGDWRQAHLKTLERLYRGAPGYAELIPAVADLYHSPQTRLVDLTIPAIEWIKSRLEIDTPIRLASDLPVAGTRSAFDRLE, from the coding sequence ATGATTGTCGCGATCCATCAGCCCAATCTGTTTCCCTGGCTGGGCTTCTTCGACAAAATGGCGCGGGCAGATCTGTTCATCCTCCTGGACCATGTCCAATTCACCCGACGCGGCTATCAGAACCGGGTGCAGCTGAAAGGGCCGCAGGGCTTGCAATGGCTGACCGTGCCCGTGAAGTCCAAAGGGCTGTATCAGCAGCTAACCTGCGACGTGGAGATCAACGGGGAGGCGGGCGATTGGCGTCAGGCACATCTCAAAACTCTCGAACGGCTCTACCGGGGAGCGCCTGGCTACGCGGAGCTGATCCCGGCTGTGGCGGATTTGTATCATTCCCCGCAGACGAGATTAGTCGACCTGACCATCCCGGCCATCGAATGGATCAAAAGCAGGCTGGAAATCGATACCCCTATCCGCCTGGCTTCGGACCTGCCAGTAGCGGGCACTCGCTCGGCTTTTGACCGGCTTGAATGA
- a CDS encoding glycerophosphodiester phosphodiesterase family protein produces the protein MGKRRKIGKKRLFSLLFLLLITFIYVNNSHLFIKGEAKAPWLLAHRGLAQTYGMEGITGETCTAERIYEPEHPYLENTIPSMLAAFEAGADVVEFDIQPTKDGKFAVFHDWTLDCRTDGKGVTREHTWEELKRLDVGYGYTADQGKSYPFRGKGKGMMPSLDEVLSRFPDKDFLIHIKSNDPREGEELAAFLSAIPANQISRLTVYGGDEPIRTLQERMPALRVMSKASMKSCLLPYIAVGWTGYVPSACAHTQLHIPEKIGPWLWGWPHHFVQRMEQADTRVIVVGGDGSDFSSGFDAPEDLDRLPASYSGGIWTNRIDRIAPLVPRSISHSH, from the coding sequence ATGGGCAAGCGGAGAAAAATAGGGAAGAAAAGGCTGTTTTCCTTGCTTTTTTTGCTTCTGATCACGTTTATCTATGTGAATAACAGCCATCTTTTTATAAAAGGGGAGGCGAAAGCTCCCTGGCTGCTGGCGCATCGGGGCTTGGCGCAAACCTACGGCATGGAAGGAATTACGGGCGAGACGTGCACAGCCGAGCGGATTTACGAACCGGAGCACCCCTACCTCGAAAACACGATACCTTCGATGCTGGCTGCATTTGAGGCCGGAGCCGATGTCGTGGAGTTTGACATACAACCGACGAAAGACGGCAAATTTGCAGTGTTTCACGATTGGACGCTCGATTGCCGGACAGATGGAAAGGGCGTAACCAGAGAGCATACCTGGGAAGAGTTGAAGCGATTGGATGTCGGGTATGGCTATACAGCCGATCAAGGGAAAAGCTACCCGTTCCGGGGAAAAGGCAAGGGGATGATGCCGTCGCTCGATGAGGTGCTCAGCCGCTTTCCCGACAAGGACTTCTTGATTCACATCAAAAGCAACGATCCGCGCGAGGGAGAAGAATTGGCCGCGTTTTTGTCGGCGATTCCGGCGAATCAGATCTCACGGCTGACTGTATATGGCGGCGATGAGCCGATCCGGACGCTGCAGGAGCGGATGCCCGCACTCCGGGTGATGTCGAAAGCCAGCATGAAGAGCTGCTTGCTTCCTTACATCGCTGTCGGGTGGACAGGCTATGTTCCCTCCGCATGCGCGCATACACAGCTGCATATACCGGAAAAGATAGGGCCGTGGCTCTGGGGCTGGCCCCATCACTTCGTACAACGAATGGAGCAGGCGGATACACGAGTGATCGTCGTAGGGGGAGACGGGAGCGACTTCTCCAGCGGCTTTGATGCACCCGAGGATCTGGATAGACTGCCTGCTTCGTATTCGGGCGGCATCTGGACCAACCGTATAGATCGAATCGCTCCCCTGGTGCCTCGCTCTATTTCACACTCTCATTGA
- a CDS encoding PIG-L deacetylase family protein — translation MNPHRILILAPHTDDAELGCGGNIARLTEQGAEVYVAAFSTAEASVPKHAPPDTLEQEFYASMSILGVPRDRLFVFHYPVRWFSSLRQEILEELVSLRNIVRPEMLFLPSSQDMHLDHQVIHQEGLRAFKETTVFGYELPWNQLALSAQAFISLEPRFVQRKWEALSAYHSQIELRRSYFTREFIEGLARMRGTQIKREWAEAYEVLRLIL, via the coding sequence ATGAATCCGCATAGAATCTTGATTTTGGCTCCCCATACGGATGATGCGGAGCTGGGATGCGGCGGAAATATCGCCCGTCTGACGGAGCAGGGGGCAGAGGTTTATGTGGCGGCGTTCTCCACAGCGGAGGCATCTGTGCCAAAGCATGCCCCGCCGGATACGTTGGAACAGGAGTTTTACGCATCGATGTCGATTCTCGGGGTGCCGCGGGATCGGCTTTTTGTTTTTCATTACCCGGTGCGCTGGTTTTCCAGCCTCCGCCAAGAAATTCTCGAAGAGCTCGTCTCGCTACGCAATATCGTAAGGCCGGAGATGCTGTTTTTGCCCTCCAGCCAGGATATGCATCTGGATCACCAGGTCATCCACCAGGAAGGCTTGCGCGCTTTCAAGGAAACGACTGTCTTCGGCTACGAGTTGCCGTGGAACCAGCTCGCTTTGTCCGCTCAGGCCTTTATTTCCTTGGAACCGCGCTTTGTCCAGCGAAAATGGGAGGCGCTTTCCGCCTATCACTCCCAGATCGAGCTGCGGCGCTCCTACTTTACCCGGGAGTTCATCGAGGGGCTGGCCCGGATGCGCGGCACGCAGATCAAACGTGAGTGGGCAGAAGCGTACGAAGTGCTGAGGCTGATCTTATGA